A single Curtobacterium sp. MCSS17_015 DNA region contains:
- the aztB gene encoding zinc ABC transporter permease AztB translates to MTWLTDPFSVDFMLRALAAGATAAVLCAVVGTWVLVRGMAFLGEALAHGMLPGVAVATLTGVPAVLGAAVSAGVMVFGVQALRRRGGLSYDTAIGLLFVGMLALGVIIVSGSRSFATDVTAILFGDVLAVTPADVGTLVVAAGVALAVAGLFHRSFTAAAFDPRKAATLGLRPRLAEVVLVALVTLAVVASYRAVGTLLVVGLLLAPAAAARAWTRGAGATMALGAVLGVAAVTVGLLVSWHAGTAAGASIALVAIVAVALSHGLRRSTQLLVHRPRKEPCTTSAHDQPRSPSRQPSESLPRSS, encoded by the coding sequence GTGACCTGGCTGACCGATCCGTTCTCCGTCGACTTCATGCTCCGCGCCCTCGCGGCCGGAGCGACGGCCGCCGTGCTCTGCGCCGTCGTCGGGACCTGGGTCCTGGTCCGCGGGATGGCGTTCCTCGGCGAGGCCCTGGCGCACGGCATGCTCCCCGGCGTCGCGGTCGCCACCCTCACCGGGGTCCCGGCCGTGCTCGGTGCCGCGGTGAGCGCCGGGGTGATGGTGTTCGGCGTGCAGGCGCTCCGTCGTCGCGGCGGGCTGTCCTACGACACCGCCATCGGGTTGCTCTTCGTCGGCATGCTCGCGCTCGGGGTCATCATCGTGTCCGGGTCGCGGTCGTTCGCCACCGACGTGACCGCGATCCTGTTCGGCGACGTGCTCGCCGTGACCCCGGCCGACGTCGGCACGCTGGTGGTCGCCGCCGGTGTCGCCCTCGCCGTCGCCGGGCTGTTCCACCGCTCCTTCACCGCCGCCGCGTTCGACCCGCGGAAGGCCGCGACGCTCGGGTTGCGACCCCGACTGGCCGAGGTCGTCCTGGTCGCCCTCGTGACACTGGCGGTCGTCGCCTCGTACCGGGCCGTCGGGACGCTCCTCGTCGTGGGGTTGCTCCTCGCCCCCGCCGCGGCCGCCCGCGCCTGGACGCGTGGCGCCGGAGCGACCATGGCCCTCGGTGCGGTGCTCGGGGTCGCCGCGGTCACGGTCGGTCTCCTCGTCTCGTGGCACGCCGGCACCGCCGCCGGCGCGAGCATCGCCCTCGTCGCGATCGTCGCCGTCGCCCTCTCGCACGGCCTCCGCCGTTCGACCCAGCTCCTCGTCCACCGTCCCCGGAAGGAACCATGCACCACCTCCGCACACGACCAGCCCCGATCGCCGTCCCGGCAGCCCTCGGAGTCGCTGCCGCGCTCCTCCTGA
- a CDS encoding ABC transporter — MHHLRTRPAPIAVPAALGVAAALLLTACSSPDADPSGAPGSASSAPAEPHGYVEGASEASEPQLRLLLADDEGSVAVHDLLAGETASLDDVPAPAHAATDGRFLATSDGERTTIVDGGSWTVDHGDHTHYYDATARVVGGLDHGGPVELASSESTTTLAWPESARAVALDRAALGQGEVRETATVAGAGVLLPLGTLLVAGDVDEDRVTVLDAEGEPTGVDAACTDPAGGIVTRVGAVVGCADGAVLVTEGPDGGDPVVETVAVPAADADLPRATDFANRTGRPTVAALAGDSGYWLLDTRERTWQHVPTDRPLVHAVAVDDADAHVVALDTDGRVRVWSDGDSAPVTTEPLAAAGRATLQLDAQRAYLSDPEGSVVHEIDFADGARVARSIEVPVRPDVLAEVGR; from the coding sequence ATGCACCACCTCCGCACACGACCAGCCCCGATCGCCGTCCCGGCAGCCCTCGGAGTCGCTGCCGCGCTCCTCCTGACCGCCTGCTCGTCACCGGACGCCGACCCGTCCGGCGCACCGGGCAGTGCGTCGTCCGCTCCGGCGGAACCGCACGGGTACGTCGAGGGCGCGTCCGAGGCGTCCGAGCCCCAGCTGCGGCTGCTGCTCGCCGACGACGAGGGGAGCGTCGCCGTCCACGACCTGCTGGCCGGCGAGACGGCGTCCCTCGACGACGTCCCGGCTCCCGCGCACGCGGCGACCGACGGGCGCTTCCTCGCCACGAGTGACGGGGAGCGCACGACGATCGTGGACGGTGGGTCCTGGACCGTCGACCACGGCGACCACACGCACTACTACGACGCGACGGCACGGGTCGTCGGCGGACTCGACCACGGCGGGCCCGTCGAACTCGCGTCCTCGGAGTCGACCACCACGCTGGCCTGGCCGGAGTCGGCCCGGGCGGTCGCGCTCGACCGTGCGGCGCTCGGACAGGGTGAGGTACGCGAGACCGCGACGGTCGCCGGCGCCGGCGTGCTGCTGCCGCTCGGCACGCTCCTCGTGGCGGGGGACGTCGACGAGGACCGCGTCACGGTGCTCGACGCCGAGGGGGAGCCGACCGGTGTCGACGCCGCCTGCACCGACCCGGCCGGTGGCATCGTCACCCGGGTCGGCGCGGTCGTCGGCTGCGCGGACGGCGCGGTCCTCGTGACGGAGGGGCCGGACGGTGGCGACCCGGTCGTCGAGACCGTCGCGGTCCCCGCAGCCGATGCGGACCTCCCGCGGGCGACCGACTTCGCGAACCGCACCGGTCGGCCCACCGTTGCCGCCCTCGCCGGGGACTCCGGGTACTGGTTGCTCGACACCCGTGAGCGCACCTGGCAGCACGTCCCGACCGACCGCCCCCTGGTGCACGCGGTCGCGGTCGACGACGCCGACGCGCACGTCGTCGCGCTCGACACCGACGGCCGGGTCCGCGTCTGGTCCGACGGGGACTCCGCCCCGGTGACGACCGAACCCCTCGCGGCCGCTGGCCGGGCGACGTTGCAGCTCGACGCGCAGCGCGCCTACCTGTCCGACCCGGAGGGCTCGGTCGTGCACGAGATCGACTTCGCCGACGGCGCCCGGGTCGCCCGGTCGATCGAGGTCCCGGTCCGCCCCGACGTGCTCGCCGAGGTCGGCCGGTGA
- the aztC gene encoding zinc ABC transporter substrate-binding protein AztC — MIRVRRVAVTAAVLATLATTGCTAAGADERPLVAVTTNILGDVVERVVGDSADVMVLMPPGADPHSFEVSAQEAARLRSADLVVENGLGLEEGVARHVEAAATDGVPVFTAGDAIDVLDWTTEDASGPDPHFWTDPARMRAVVDALGAELHEVQGLDDDTLDSALRDYRGELDALDDDMATAFAALPEERRALVTNHHVFGYLADRFDFRVVGAVIPSGTTLASPSAADLRDLASAIEDAGVPTIFVDASQPARLAEVLADEVDVHVRIRSLATESLTPEGEGAATYLEMMRANTEAIVDGLSARN; from the coding sequence GTGATCCGCGTCCGCCGGGTCGCGGTCACCGCCGCCGTGCTCGCGACCCTCGCGACGACCGGGTGCACCGCGGCGGGTGCCGACGAGCGACCCCTCGTCGCCGTGACCACGAACATCCTCGGCGACGTCGTGGAACGGGTGGTCGGCGACAGTGCCGACGTGATGGTCCTCATGCCGCCCGGCGCCGACCCGCACTCGTTCGAGGTCTCCGCGCAGGAGGCGGCCCGGCTGCGCTCCGCGGACCTGGTCGTCGAGAACGGCCTCGGGCTCGAAGAGGGTGTCGCCCGGCACGTCGAGGCCGCGGCCACGGACGGCGTCCCGGTGTTCACCGCGGGGGACGCGATCGACGTGCTCGACTGGACGACCGAGGACGCCAGCGGCCCCGACCCGCACTTCTGGACCGACCCCGCCCGGATGCGCGCGGTGGTGGACGCCCTCGGTGCGGAGCTCCACGAGGTCCAGGGGCTCGACGACGACACGCTCGACAGCGCCCTCCGCGACTACCGCGGGGAACTCGACGCCCTCGACGACGACATGGCGACCGCGTTCGCTGCGCTGCCGGAGGAGCGACGGGCCCTCGTGACGAACCACCACGTGTTCGGGTACCTCGCCGACCGGTTCGACTTCCGGGTGGTCGGGGCGGTGATCCCGAGCGGCACGACCCTGGCCTCCCCGAGCGCGGCGGACCTGCGGGACCTGGCGTCGGCCATCGAGGACGCCGGTGTGCCGACGATCTTCGTCGACGCGTCCCAGCCTGCGCGCCTCGCCGAGGTGCTCGCGGACGAAGTCGACGTCCACGTCCGGATCCGCTCCCTCGCCACCGAGTCGCTCACGCCCGAAGGCGAGGGAGCTGCCACCTACCTCGAGATGATGCGCGCGAACACCGAGGCGATCGTCGACGGCCTGTCGGCTCGCAATTGA
- a CDS encoding flagellar FlbD family protein has translation MIVVTRLNGSGFAVNPDLVERIQETPDTTLIMVDGAKYIVRESLAEVIERIAAYRARIVSMAYGTDLPTARDTAATGPQPTLAPVATLRSQDGGR, from the coding sequence ATGATCGTCGTCACACGACTGAACGGCAGCGGATTCGCTGTGAACCCCGATCTCGTGGAGCGCATCCAGGAGACGCCGGACACGACGCTCATCATGGTCGACGGGGCGAAGTACATCGTCCGCGAGTCCCTGGCCGAGGTCATCGAGCGGATCGCCGCGTACCGCGCCCGCATCGTCAGCATGGCCTACGGGACCGACCTGCCGACGGCCCGGGACACGGCGGCCACCGGGCCGCAGCCCACCCTCGCCCCCGTGGCGACCCTCCGTTCGCAGGACGGGGGGCGCTGA
- a CDS encoding MotA/TolQ/ExbB proton channel family protein has translation MDIATIIGILLAFGALFGMAQMEHVEMAGLFLPAPMLLVFVATIGCGVASTTLKDALAAFAMVPKAFTGKVTPPQTVIDDVVGLAETARANGLLALEQEADKHDDPFMKKALQNIADGTDGDELRILLEDEIESNAAPMRSASAFFMGLGGFAPTVGIIGTVVSLTHVLANLGKPDELGPLIASAFVATLWGLLTANFLWLPFGGKLRKLAQLESDRQTLLMEGLLAVQAGSQPRLLGERLTAMVPPSARGAAGKGGKTRAGADDQQLAA, from the coding sequence GTGGACATCGCGACCATCATCGGGATCCTGCTGGCCTTCGGCGCCCTGTTCGGGATGGCCCAGATGGAGCACGTCGAGATGGCGGGGCTCTTCCTGCCCGCGCCGATGCTCCTCGTGTTCGTCGCGACCATCGGCTGCGGCGTCGCGAGCACGACGCTGAAGGACGCCCTGGCCGCCTTCGCGATGGTGCCGAAGGCCTTCACGGGCAAGGTCACCCCGCCGCAGACGGTCATCGACGACGTCGTCGGACTCGCCGAGACGGCCCGCGCGAACGGCCTGCTCGCCCTCGAGCAGGAAGCCGACAAGCACGACGACCCGTTCATGAAGAAGGCCCTGCAGAACATCGCCGACGGGACCGACGGCGACGAGCTGCGGATCCTGCTCGAGGACGAGATCGAGTCGAACGCGGCACCGATGCGGAGCGCGAGCGCGTTCTTCATGGGCCTCGGCGGCTTCGCCCCGACGGTCGGCATCATCGGCACCGTCGTCTCGCTCACCCACGTCCTGGCGAACCTCGGCAAGCCCGACGAGCTCGGCCCGCTCATCGCCAGCGCCTTCGTCGCCACGCTCTGGGGTCTGCTCACCGCGAACTTCCTCTGGCTGCCGTTCGGTGGCAAGCTCCGGAAGCTCGCGCAGCTCGAGTCCGACCGGCAGACGCTCCTCATGGAGGGCCTCCTCGCCGTCCAGGCCGGCAGCCAGCCGCGGCTCCTCGGTGAGCGTCTCACCGCGATGGTGCCGCCGAGCGCCCGCGGCGCAGCCGGCAAGGGCGGGAAGACCAGGGCCGGCGCCGACGACCAGCAGCTGGCGGCCTGA
- a CDS encoding flagellar motor protein MotB, which translates to MSANPRGRGRGRTKGGHEVEHPDERWMASYMDMITVLMCMFLVLFAMSSVDQDKYMALKESLATGFGEVESQKIDTASGTIVTKDEVEDGAGYSVDKAQADHSTAASGAEDTNADPAAAVVPPTATKADLAAAKEELDDLQAIERAISGNLQKAGQDANVQFRLDARGLTVRLVGSDTYFGTNSADLSDQARRIMDAIAPVLRDADHDVSVEGHADSRNSTAPYATNWELSSARATGVLRDLVERGRMPAEHIQSVGFGSSRPLAKGTRDQDLALNRRVDIVVLSNADQDVSALMPALAAAQDGARSG; encoded by the coding sequence GTGAGCGCGAACCCGCGCGGTCGCGGACGCGGTCGCACGAAGGGCGGGCACGAGGTCGAGCACCCCGACGAGCGCTGGATGGCCTCGTACATGGACATGATCACGGTGCTCATGTGCATGTTCCTCGTGCTCTTCGCGATGTCCTCCGTCGACCAGGACAAGTACATGGCCCTGAAGGAGTCCCTGGCCACCGGGTTCGGCGAGGTCGAGTCGCAGAAGATCGACACCGCCTCGGGGACCATCGTCACGAAGGACGAGGTCGAGGACGGCGCGGGGTACTCCGTCGACAAGGCGCAGGCCGACCACTCCACCGCAGCCTCCGGCGCCGAGGACACGAACGCCGACCCGGCGGCCGCCGTCGTGCCGCCGACCGCGACGAAGGCCGACCTGGCGGCGGCGAAGGAGGAGCTCGACGACCTGCAGGCCATCGAGCGGGCCATCTCGGGCAACCTCCAGAAGGCCGGGCAGGACGCGAACGTCCAGTTCCGCCTCGACGCCCGCGGCCTCACCGTCCGGCTCGTCGGCAGCGACACCTACTTCGGCACCAACAGCGCGGACCTGTCCGACCAGGCACGGCGGATCATGGACGCCATCGCCCCGGTCCTCCGCGACGCCGACCACGACGTCAGCGTCGAGGGGCACGCCGACAGCCGGAACTCCACCGCGCCGTACGCCACGAACTGGGAGCTCAGCTCGGCCCGAGCGACCGGGGTGCTGCGGGACCTCGTCGAACGCGGGCGGATGCCGGCCGAGCACATCCAGTCCGTCGGCTTCGGGTCGAGCCGACCGCTGGCGAAGGGCACCCGCGACCAGGACCTCGCGCTCAACCGACGCGTCGACATCGTGGTCCTGTCGAACGCCGACCAGGACGTCAGCGCCCTCATGCCGGCCCTCGCCGCAGCACAGGACGGGGCCCGCTCCGGGTAG
- a CDS encoding flagellar motor switch protein FliM: MTETLTAPEVYDFARPSTLAREHARVLELAFETFARQWGTQLTAKVRVLSQVTCEQVAMMTYDEYAASLPALTGMVLLPIEGVPAKGVLQVPLDAALTWVSHSLGASKPLPTPERTFTPIEQALVRRLVEDALDDLRYSLGGLLDRAISAGAFQFNSQFAQAAQKSDLMIVASFEIRVGERIADGTLALPAEAVLPQLVDRPADVSTADAKALIDAQLAAVPVGVSLRFAPATVLPAQVLGLAVGDVLPLPHPQHRPLTISVDGEPVGTAAVGANGSRLAGVVVTTTASEPSA; the protein is encoded by the coding sequence GTGACCGAGACCCTGACCGCGCCCGAGGTGTACGACTTCGCGCGCCCGTCGACGCTCGCGCGTGAGCACGCCAGGGTCCTCGAACTCGCCTTCGAGACGTTCGCACGCCAGTGGGGCACGCAGCTGACCGCGAAGGTCCGCGTCCTCAGCCAGGTCACGTGCGAGCAGGTCGCGATGATGACCTACGACGAGTACGCCGCCTCGCTGCCGGCGCTCACCGGCATGGTGCTGCTGCCGATCGAGGGCGTGCCCGCGAAGGGCGTCCTGCAGGTGCCGCTCGACGCCGCACTGACGTGGGTGTCGCACTCGCTCGGTGCCTCGAAGCCGCTGCCGACGCCCGAGCGCACCTTCACCCCGATCGAGCAGGCCCTCGTGCGCCGCCTGGTCGAGGACGCCCTCGACGACCTCCGTTACTCGCTCGGCGGGCTGCTCGACCGGGCGATCTCCGCCGGAGCCTTCCAGTTCAACAGCCAGTTCGCCCAGGCCGCACAGAAGTCCGACCTGATGATCGTCGCGTCCTTCGAGATCCGGGTCGGGGAGCGCATCGCCGACGGCACGCTGGCCCTGCCGGCCGAGGCCGTCCTGCCCCAGCTCGTGGACCGTCCGGCCGACGTCTCGACCGCCGACGCGAAGGCCCTCATCGACGCGCAGCTCGCCGCGGTGCCGGTCGGCGTCTCGCTCCGCTTCGCGCCCGCGACCGTCCTGCCGGCCCAGGTCCTCGGCCTCGCCGTCGGGGACGTCCTGCCGCTGCCGCACCCCCAGCACCGCCCGCTCACCATCTCCGTCGACGGTGAACCCGTCGGCACCGCCGCCGTCGGCGCGAACGGCTCGCGACTCGCGGGCGTCGTCGTCACCACCACCGCATCGGAGCCGTCCGCATGA
- the fliN gene encoding flagellar motor switch protein FliN, with product MTAVTSTLHTTAAEALASALPTPVPLIASAQPGGPTPDLQARAADAVVASFVGGVSADLAVVLVDLAGITAAGGVDSGLVSVADVLRPSLEAAVAPFGAGVLGEGRRESAAALVADPETVVFALTGAGAPAGWVAVRIRENGTVAEPVSAAPSLPAGNLGRINSVEMTLTVEIGRTRMSVRDVLGMEPGAVVELDRSAGAPADVLLNGRLIAHGEVVVVDQDYAVRITKILDVAETV from the coding sequence ATGACCGCCGTCACCTCCACGCTGCACACGACCGCCGCCGAGGCGCTCGCCAGCGCGCTGCCCACCCCCGTCCCGCTCATCGCGTCCGCGCAGCCGGGAGGCCCGACCCCCGACCTGCAGGCGCGCGCGGCCGACGCCGTGGTCGCCTCGTTCGTCGGCGGTGTGTCCGCCGACCTGGCCGTGGTCCTCGTCGACCTCGCCGGCATCACCGCCGCGGGCGGGGTCGACTCGGGACTCGTCTCGGTCGCCGACGTGCTCCGCCCGTCGCTCGAGGCCGCGGTCGCCCCGTTCGGCGCCGGGGTGCTCGGCGAGGGCCGACGCGAGTCCGCGGCGGCGCTCGTCGCCGACCCGGAGACCGTCGTCTTCGCGCTCACCGGCGCCGGGGCCCCCGCCGGGTGGGTCGCGGTCCGGATCCGCGAGAACGGCACGGTCGCCGAACCGGTCAGCGCCGCGCCGAGCCTGCCCGCCGGCAACCTCGGCCGGATCAACAGCGTCGAGATGACCCTGACCGTCGAGATCGGCCGCACCCGGATGTCCGTCCGCGACGTGCTCGGCATGGAGCCCGGCGCGGTCGTCGAACTCGACCGCTCCGCCGGGGCCCCCGCCGACGTCCTGCTCAACGGACGCCTCATCGCGCACGGCGAGGTCGTCGTCGTCGACCAGGACTACGCCGTCCGCATCACGAAGATCCTCGACGTCGCCGAGACGGTCTGA
- a CDS encoding flagellar biosynthetic protein FliO yields the protein MDTLVIALRVALSLGVVLALMWVLHRRMQKGQFGAGRTRGRRSASVEVVARQGIGGKASVVVVDVDGERLVLGVAEQGVTLLTSGQAPAPELTLVTGPVALPTADAFRAELDRQDQAAPGLPVVAATPADTGRPGSDPLPLRPRGRRAHRTVTGDKRVVPIAAQLQGSILSADTWRQAASVLRSRRTG from the coding sequence GTGGACACGCTCGTCATCGCGCTCCGCGTCGCGCTCTCCCTCGGCGTCGTGCTCGCCCTCATGTGGGTGCTGCACCGACGCATGCAGAAGGGGCAGTTCGGCGCGGGTCGCACGCGCGGGCGTCGTTCGGCGTCGGTCGAGGTGGTCGCCCGGCAGGGCATCGGCGGCAAGGCGAGCGTCGTCGTGGTCGACGTCGACGGCGAGCGACTCGTCCTCGGGGTCGCCGAACAGGGCGTCACACTCCTGACGAGCGGGCAGGCGCCCGCGCCGGAGCTCACGCTCGTGACGGGTCCGGTGGCGCTGCCGACGGCGGACGCGTTCCGTGCCGAACTCGACCGGCAGGACCAGGCCGCACCGGGCCTCCCGGTCGTCGCCGCGACCCCGGCCGACACCGGCCGGCCGGGCTCCGACCCACTGCCGCTCCGGCCCCGCGGTCGCCGTGCCCACCGCACGGTGACGGGGGACAAGCGGGTCGTCCCGATCGCCGCGCAGTTGCAGGGCTCGATCCTCTCCGCGGACACCTGGCGCCAGGCGGCGTCGGTCCTCCGCTCGCGGCGGACCGGGTGA